The following coding sequences are from one Triticum dicoccoides isolate Atlit2015 ecotype Zavitan chromosome 4A, WEW_v2.0, whole genome shotgun sequence window:
- the LOC119288507 gene encoding pollen allergen Dac g 3-like yields the protein MASSSSSRLLAAAVLAALLAGAMCAVKVAFTVEKGSGAKKLVLKIDYARPGDSLAEVELRQHGSEEWQPLTKKGGFWEVSSTKDLVGPFNFRFMSENGMRNVFDEVFSTDFKIGETYAPEE from the coding sequence ATGGCTTCCTCTTCGTCCTCAAGGCTGCTCGCGGCGGCGGTGCTGGCGGCGCTGCTCGCCGGCGCGATGTGCGCCGTGAAGGTGGCCTTCACGGTGGAGAAGGGGTCCGGCGCCAAGAAGCTGGTGCTGAAGATCGACTACGCCAGACCAGGCGACAGCCTCGCCGAGGTGGAGCTCCGGCAGCACGGCTCGGAGGAGTGGCAGCCCTTGACCAAGAAGGGTGGCTTCTGGGAGGTCTCGTCCACCAAAGACCTCGTCGGCCCCTTCAACTTCCGCTTCATGTCCGAGAACGGCATGAGGAACGTCTTCGACGAGGTCTTCTCCACCGATTTCAAGATCGGCGAAACCTACGCCCCGGAAGAGTGA
- the LOC119288506 gene encoding cyanate hydratase-like, which produces MVYPARPYKPAQPGPVHSHRLSLPSPTALPLLRFPASIAIPSSTSRATQAAMEDGGARAAAVQKLMAAKAKSGKSFSDIGAETGLTNVYVAQLLRRQAQLKPDTAAALRAAIPALTEDLVELMMQPPFRSYNPKMVHEPAIYRLNEAIMHFGESIKAIINEDFGDGIMSAIDFYCTVDKVKGADGKDRVVLTFDGKYLPHTEQKAANMMSKLPCKAP; this is translated from the exons ATGGTGTATCCGGCGCGGCCATATAAGCCGGCCCAACCGGGGCCAGTTCACTCCCATCGTCTCTCCCTTCCTTCGCCCACTGCACTCCCACTCCTACGCTTCCCCGCCTCGATCGCCATTCCGTCGAGCACATCCCGGGCGACGCAGGCGGCCATGGAGGACGGCGGCGCGAGGGCTGCCGCGGTGCAGAAGCTGATGGCGGCCAAGGCCAAGTCCGGGAAGAGCTTCTCCGACATCGGGGCCGAGACGGGGCTCACCAACGTGTATGTCGCGCAGCTGCTGCGCCGCCAGGCGCAGCTCAAGCCCGACACGGCGGCCGCGCTGCGGGCGGCCATCCCGGCGCTCACCGAGGATCTCGTGGAGCTCATGATGCAGCCGCCCTTCCGGTCCTACAACCCGAAAATGGTCCACGAGCCCGCCATATACAG ACTGAATGAAGCTATCATGCATTTTGGAGAGAGCATCAAGGCAATCATCAACGAGGACTTTGGTGATGGAAT CATGTCGGCTATAGACTTCTACTGTACAGTCGACAAAGTTAAAGGGGCTGATGGAAAAGACCGTGTGGTGCTCACATTTGATGGGAAGTATCTGCCTCACACTGAACAG AAAGCCGCGAATATGATGTCGAAGTTGCCCTGCAAGGCACCTTGA